The genomic DNA AGTCACAGAGCAATATGCATTAACAGGATACAACGGTTCATAAAAACTGAGTAACTATGCACACAAATTTCTTAAACATTCAGTCACCTAAAGAGGAAATGCACAGATGTATGGTGGAAAAAACTGTATCTAACACTGAAACTACTATAGGACTCCTTCAACAAGTCCAACTTTCAGTGATAAAACTACTGTACTGGGCAGACCTGGCAGTCATAAACCCACATCTACGCTAACAAGTCTGAATGGTGCCTAAGTACAATAACAGCATGAAGAAGAATGCCCTTAACACAGCACAGGTTCTAGGAGAGACACAGATTTAAACAGACATCATTGTGTTACACTTTAAGGAAAGATTTCCATTTACAACTTCACATTAACTCATATAAAAATAACCTGACCCTACACAAAATGTCCTTTTAGCAACATTCAAAGTAATTGTTACAATTTCCAAAGTGGCAGAGGTattgaagcaaaaagaaaagaaaaaaaaaaaaaaaaaaagaaaaagggaaaggaaaaaagaaaaaaaaaaaacacccacaaaAAAGGCAAATTGTGACAAAAGTATGAATTAATTTTCCGGACAGTATCCTCTCCCAAATTAAATGACACTGTATAAAAATTCGCTggaaaaaattttacaaaactgAACCCTGTACATTTACACTTGAGTCCAAGCCATTCTGAACGTGGCGGGAACCCGTAGTTCGGttacctttcccactcactgttTTCTCCTCTTGAGGGTCATGATTGGAGTCTGTGTCATTTGAGTGGTGTGTGAGAGAGTTTTCACTGCCCGTGGGAGAGTCTACACTTTCATACCCCGCACTGAGTTGGTTTACGTAACTACTACCTCCTCTGCCAGTTCTCTCCTCCGAGCTGTTGGAGGCCTTATTACCATTCCCTGGTGGAGAAGGGAAGTCATCTTCGGCTGTGTCCCCCTCCCTATGAAATCCAGACCCAGACGTCCTCTGCCGGGAGGAACTGCCATTACTTGGTCCGTTGGCCAGACGACTGCAGTCTTTACCTGTGGCCTCTGCCTGTCCTACAGGCTCAGAAGATGTAGTCCTGCTGGTACTCGGGCCTGGGGCTTGAGACTGCTGCTGTTGGTACTGAGCCAACTGCTGGCGCGTCTCCTTCAGTTGTTGCTGAAGAACTAGAATGGTACTCTGCATACCCTCTACTTCTTCGTCAAGTTGAATGATGAAGTCATTCAGTTCTGTGCAAAGGAGAGTCAAACCTACTTTAATctcttttaacatatttaaaaatatttcttagtgCCTGCACAAAGCCAGGCAATCAGTAAATGTTTaagtaaacaaagaaaattataaaatcacaaaagagtactttaaaattttgcttggaattttaaaatagccaTTCAACAATGAGtttgttttggggaggaaggcaaaagcttaaaataaatatattaaagcaACCAAATTGAAATTTATTCAAACTATCTAGCCACATAAAACTGGTCACAACCCACAAAATCTGTTCCACGTTTGCTGACCTACGGGGCCCCACGTCCAGCCCCTTACACCTCATCCTCCTAGCCAATGTCTCAGCTCCACAGCAGGTTAGCCCCTGGGGAAGTGCGGTCCTCTACTCTTAATACGCCAAAGAAGCCTATGCAGTCACCAAGGATTATCCCTCATCCAAGAacaaaattcagagaaaataaCTCTTGAAAACTGATAAAAATACGGATGTCTATTAAGTTCTAAAAAggccttgggggtggggtgggggggggagttcCTTTACTACTATACAAAACCTCCTATTTACTATATTTACAAATAGTGAGAGCTAAGAACCATCACTTTGAAAAGGCAGTTTTAAAGATATTGCTTGACTAGCGACCTTCTTTGCAATTAACTACAAATTTGCAATTTATTTAATCTCCAGAGCTTGGGTATTTTTCTTACTACTAATTTTCCTCACAAAGGAGAAACAGCATGGATGAAACTATACTTGCCCAACAAAAAAAGAGATGGCAGCTGACAATTAAGTTCCATTTGTCTTAGCAAAGAACTGTTACATCTTATTCACTAAATAGGATCTTAAAAggtaaaatcaactatatacttttatttatttattattttctatttttggccATGCGGTGCGGCTTGCAGGGACTtaagttacctgaccagggatcaaacccggccccagcagtgaaagcgccgagccctaaccactggaccgccagggaatttccacaatcagttatatgtattttCAGATCCCTGGAAATAGCCAAATACTTTCAAGATTTACACTTACAGAAATCGGTTAAATGAAGATATTCCCTCTTTTAAGCactgaatataaatttatatagctACATAATGCCTTAGTAATACAACAGCCTTTCTATCTTTTGCCAAATCCCAcccctaaaaaacaaaaacttcttaTGAAATTTGCACAGTAAACAATTCAGGGGGTGAGGGGACCGCTAAGATTAAATGGCTTTGTTTGCTGACTCAACTGGAAAtatttcacttataattttaTAGAACCATTGGCAGAGATGAGCATATACAGACTCTCATCTATAATACTCATGCCTGGCAGTATTTTAGAGCCAGTGCAAAGTTAACCAAACTTTTCAAAAAACCCCTTACCATCCTGACTGCTTTTAAGCTCCTCACTATATTTCTTCTGTAAAGCCAATTCTGCTTCAAGTTGTGCAATACGTCCCTGGGACAGCTGCCTTCCAAGCTCTTGATTCTCCTGGATAAGCATTCGACACTTCGCCATTAACTTTTTGCCTGTTTGGCTGTAAAGGAAAGAGCCATTCATcacaaaatgaagacaaaactCTCTACAACCTTCTTTGCTTGCGATTATTACGACGATAGATGTAACACGTACAGAACATGACACTATGTCACAGCAGATGCCTCCCTACAATTACCATCTTCTTTTTGGAACACATCCATCTTGTACATTGCAGTATTTTGCCAATACagcagcaaaaattaaaaaaacctaaaGAAAAAGTACCTAAATGGCCactttttgtttctattaatAACTGATTCTGAAATCTATTTTTACCCCAAATTATAATTTGAAATAGAAACAGGCCAATTAATTAACACACATTTTAGATATACCAGTATTAGTAAAACACTAAGGTACTTAGCTTTATGGAACAGAAAAGTTCTTGAAAGGGTAAACGCAACATCAACCACAATGTAAACGTCTTTAAAATACCTAATATATAAAAATCCGCacctataaatatataaatgaatgagagTATATTTATTCCTGCTAGATCAGCATTTTTAAGGATGCCTCTTAATAGGCAGTTCTCACAAGAATGTTTATTTACTGCATTAAGTGAGGCCTGTTCagtaactgtttttaaaaagccttaaGACTAT from Eschrichtius robustus isolate mEscRob2 chromosome 9, mEscRob2.pri, whole genome shotgun sequence includes the following:
- the WTAP gene encoding pre-mRNA-splicing regulator WTAP isoform X1 gives rise to the protein MTNEEPLPKKVRLSETDFKVMARDELILRWKQYEAYVQALEGKYTDLNSNDVTGLRESEEKLKQQQQESARRENILVMRLATKEQEMQECTTQIQYLKQVQQPSVAQLRSTMVDPAINLFFLKMKGELEQTKDKLEQAQNELSAWKFTPDSQTGKKLMAKCRMLIQENQELGRQLSQGRIAQLEAELALQKKYSEELKSSQDELNDFIIQLDEEVEGMQSTILVLQQQLKETRQQLAQYQQQQSQAPGPSTSRTTSSEPVGQAEATGKDCSRLANGPSNGSSSRQRTSGSGFHREGDTAEDDFPSPPGNGNKASNSSEERTGRGGSSYVNQLSAGYESVDSPTGSENSLTHHSNDTDSNHDPQEEKTVSGKGNRTTGSRHVQNGLDSSVNVQGSVL